A genomic window from Dioscorea cayenensis subsp. rotundata cultivar TDr96_F1 unplaced genomic scaffold, TDr96_F1_v2_PseudoChromosome.rev07_lg8_w22 25.fasta BLBR01000893.1, whole genome shotgun sequence includes:
- the LOC120255219 gene encoding uncharacterized protein LOC120255219 — translation MDEVKQAVFELGGEKGPGPDGFPIQFFKQFWQSTKLDLFRLCEDFYSGILANRLSKVLNDLVDLEQSAFVKGRCILDNIATEEGLIFSMRKHRLSGHILKVDFAKSFLIR, via the exons ATGGATGAAGTCAAACAGGCTGTTTTTGAATTAGGTGGGGAGAAAGGTCCTGGACCGGATGGTTTTCCTATCCAGTTCTTTAAGCAATTCTGGCAATCGACTAAGTTGGATCTTTTTCGGCTTTGCGAGGACTTTTATTCGGGAA TCTTGGCCAACCGATTAAGTAAGGTCTTGAATGATCTGGTGGATCTGGAGCAGTCTGCGTTTGTGAAGGGTCGATGTATATTGGATAACATTGCCACGGAGGAAGGATTAATTTTTAGCATGCGTAAACATAGACTTTCAGGACATATTCTGAAGGTGGACTTTGCAAAAAGCTTTTTGATACGATGA
- the LOC120255220 gene encoding putative late blight resistance protein homolog R1B-13 — translation MDQQQQRLCVISIVGIGGLGKTTLARKLYLDNAVSNHFDKRIWVTVSQENSLMGLLRKMLEEVREIEKEKLEKMTKNDLIEMINGSLGTHRFLIVLDDIWREDVWNQMQRSFPNVNNGSRVLITTRFLNVAKEADPRSTPYQLPLLNDDESMKLLLKKAFPYEDAEANCTSELLDIGCRLMQKCEGFIPQKNMKTMEDTGEAILEELIQRSLIHLRKICSSQVCSNENDQPTYLASSRRVAFHNVNDTKINEISRASTMHGLRTLMAFGLLYPPIDSPIFRFELLRVLDLTELTSVQRLPKEIELMIHLRYLRLVGVDFRLPSSVGNFQSLETVLLSLFILALEDCPLEIDTKDFPFHNHLLSLTLFGFWPKGGAISEFPTCLTKLELGDSRLEQDPMPKLERLQYLVTLELSQNVYLGKTMVCSTGGLPSLKSLFIDTMPNLEEWRVERGAMPKLAFLKLISCEMLKVFPDLQHVMSLQELELRHMSQELMLSLQREAGEDWYKIQHVPKLTLEEW, via the exons ATggatcaacaacaacaaaggcTTTGTGTCATTAGCATAGTTGGTATTGGTGGTCTTGGCAAAACAACCCTTGCACGGAAACTCTACCTTGACAATGCTGTTAGCAATCATTTCGACAAGCGCATTTGGGTAACAGTCTCTCAAGAAAATAGTTTAATGGGGCTTCTTAGAAAGATGCTTGAAGAAGTTCGGGAGATTGAAAAGGAGAAGTTGgagaaaatgacaaaaaatgATTTGATAGAGATGATTAATGGCTCACTGGGAACACACAGGTTTCTCATTGTATTGGATGATATTTGGCGAGAGGATGTATGGAATCAGATGCAAAGAAGTTTTCCGAATGTGAACAATGGAAGCAGAGTCTTGATCACCACTCGATTTCTTAATGTTGCAAAGGAAGCAGATCCAAGAAGCACTCCGTACCAACTTCCACTTTTGAATGATGATGAGAGCATGAAGCTTCTTCTCAAGAAGGCCTTTCCTTATGAAGATGCTGAGGCAAATTGCACTAGTGAATTGCTTGATATCGGCTGTCGTCTCATGCAAAAATGCG AAGGCTTCATACCACAGAAAAATATGAAGACCATGGAAGATACGGGGGAAGCTATTTTAGAGGAGTTGATTCAGAGGAGCTTGATTCAT CTAAGAAAGATTTGTTCCTCACAAGTATGCTCCAATGAAAATGATCAACCAACTTATTTGGCGTCATCTCGCCGTGTGGCTTTTCACAACGTCAATGACACCAAGATCAATGAAATCTCTAGAGCCTCTACAATGCATGGACTCAGGACTTTGATGGCATTTGGTCTACTTTATCCTCCAATTGATTCTCCAATATTTAGATTTGAGCTTCTAAGGGTGCTTGATTTGACTGAGTTAACTTCTGTACAAAGATTACCAAAAGAGATTGAGCTCATGATCCATTTACGTTATTTAAGACTGGTGGGTGTTGATTTTCGCCTACCATCGTCCGTAGGAAACTTTCAATCCTTAGAAACTGTTCTTCTAAG CTTGTTTATACTTGCTTTAGAAGATTGCCCTTTAGAGATCGACACCAAGGACTTTCCATTTCACAACCATCTCCTCTCATTGACGTTATTTGGATTTTGGCCAAAGGGGGGCGCCATATCTGAATTCCCAACTTGTCTCACTAAGCTTGAACTCGGTGATTCTAGATTGGAGCAAGACCCAATGCCCAAATTGGAGAGGTTACAATACCTTGTCACTCTTGAACTCTCTCAAAATGTGTATCTTGGGAAAACCATGGTATGCTCTACTGGTGGATTACCTAGTTTGAAAAGTCTATTCATTGACACAATGCCTAATCTTGAGGAGTGGAGGGTAGAGAGAGGTGCAATGCCCAAGCTTGCTTtcctaaaattaatttcatgcGAGATGCTAAAAGTGTTTCCAGATTTGCAACATGTGATGAGCCTTCAGGAGTTGGAGTTGCGTCACATGTCCCAAGAGCTCATGCTCAGTTTGCAGAGGGAAGCAGGGGAAGATTGGTACAAGATTCAACATGTGCCAAAACTCACCCTTGAAGAATGGTGA